A genomic region of Tigriopus californicus strain San Diego chromosome 1, Tcal_SD_v2.1, whole genome shotgun sequence contains the following coding sequences:
- the LOC131884570 gene encoding echinoderm microtubule-associated protein-like 1: MQWVYGYRGRGSNGANIYQLPTGELVYYIAAVCVLYNPEAQTQRHYLEHSSDIVDVVVHEEWPLCVTAQTKVVTDEGSIGSHVHIWNYDTLHKLHSLEEFTDNVACIALSKVTEKGSTILAVVENGNKSKLSLWTINGTGDEPVSKIVSVVAGADHVHSLEFHPMDHNTMILTGKGFVTLWTLKDGPDGATMDRSQGLFTRKIPRPKSVLCSKVAKNGDLLTGDSDGNVMIWKDAKVIRVLKGAHQGSVGDICVMDDGTIISGGLSDGAFVVFDNRYQLIGAGATLPDEFGCVRRILQKTYDINEDEVRYCRLVVGTSRNCILDVSFNVSPGETEISNFEIEPIVQGHAKEIFHIANIPGQDQFLSCGEDRSVICWDGVAHKADWVLEVSETSLTSLATAFDGHFALAGSDDGKIFYIPLNSDNIPEKEELMDFKEGISCISLSPTEYLAIIGTDDGELHCVEIMLDSDDKANHLSDLNGHSSKVKHIDWSDDGNYLRTNSADHELLYWVVNQRTQVTDSEELDDITEWASHTCPLDFNSLAIWTRIDDGTDINSCDASQDMLVIGDDRGFVLIYPYPATQPRSEFMLFIGHSSHVSVVRFLGDGTKLVSGGGKDSSIIQWSMGAQNSGSPGE, from the coding sequence ATGCAATGGGTCTACGGTTATCGGGGTCGAGGCAGCAATGGGGCCAATATCTACCAACTTCCCACTGGAGAGCTTGTTTACTACATTGCCGCTGTCTGCGTATTGTACAATCCAGAAGCGCAGACTCAGCGACATTATTTGGAACACTCCAGTGACATCGTAGATGTTGTTGTTCATGAGGAGTGGCCTCTGTGCGTGACAGCTCAAACCAAGGTCGTAACGGATGAGGGATCGATAGGAAGCCACGTTCATATTTGGAACTATGACACCTTACACAAGCTACATTCCTTGGAGGAGTTCACGGATAATGTGGCATGCATCGCCTTATCCAAAGTGACAGAGAAAGGATCGACGATCCTTGCCGTGGTCGAGAATGGAAACAAGTCCAAATTATCCCTTTGGACCATTAATGGCACCGGGGATGAGCCTGTATCTAAGATAGTGTCGGTGGTGGCTGGAGCAGACCATGTTCATTCTCTGGAGTTCCACCCCATGGATCACAACACCATGATTTTAACCGGAAAAGGTTTCGTGACTTTGTGGACCCTCAAAGATGGACCCGATGGTGCGACTATGGATCGAAGTCAAGGCCTCTTTACGAGAAAGATTCCTCGTCCTAAATCCGTGCTGTGTTccaaagtggccaaaaatggagATCTATTGACGGGAGACTCGGACGGTAATGTCATGATTTGGAAAGACGCCAAAGTTATCCGTGTTTTAAAAGGAGCTCACCAGGGTTCGGTTGGGGATATTTGCGTCATGGATGATGGGACCATCATATCAGGTGGTCTGTCTGATGGAGCATTTGTCGTTTTTGACAACAGGTATCAGCTGATTGGGGCGGGGGCAACCCTCCCTGACGAGTTTGGTTGCGTTCGAAGGATCTTGCAGAAGACCTATGACATCAATGAAGATGAGGTTCGATATTGCCGCTTAGTGGTGGGCACCTCTCGAAATTGCATTCTGGACGTCAGTTTCAACGTGAGTCCGGGCGAAACGGAGATTTCAAATTTCGAGATCGAGCCCATCGTGCAAGGACATGCCAAAGAGATTTTTCACATAGCCAACATACCCGGCCAAGACCAATTTTTGAGCTGCGGTGAAGACCGTTCTGTGATCTGTTGGGATGGAGTTGCTCACAAGGCGGATTGGGTACTGGAAGTATCAGAAACGTCCTTGACATCCTTGGCTACTGCTTTCGATGGCCATTTTGCACTCGCCGGCTCGGATGATGGGAAAATCTTCTACATACCCCTCAATTCGGACAATATTCCCGAAAAAGAGGAGCTCATGGATTTCAAGGAGGGTATTTCCTGTATTTCTTTGTCCCCTACCGAGTATCTGGCTATTATTGGCACGGATGATGGAGAGTTGCATTGTGTCGAGATTATGTTGGATTCTGATGACAAGGCCAACCATCTCTCTGACTTGAATGGCCACTCTAGCAAAGTCAAGCATATTGATTGGTCAGACGACGGCAACTATTTACGAACCAATTCAGCAGACCACGAGCTTCTCTATTGGGTAGTGAATCAAAGGACACAAGTCACGGATTCGGAAGAGCTAGATGACATCACAGAGTGGGCCAGTCACACGTGTCCGCTTGATTTCAATTCCCTGGCAATTTGGACACGGATCGACGACGGTACAGATATCAACTCATGTGATGCGAGTCAAGACATGTTGGTCATTGGAGATGATCGCGGATTCGTCTTGATTTATCCCTATCCAGCCACCCAGCCCAGATCTGAATTTATGCTCTTCATTGGACACTCCAGTCATGTCTCGGTAGTGAGGTTCCTGGGCGATGGGACAAAATTGGTTTCAGGGGGTGGGAAAGACTCAAGCATCATTCAATGGTCGATGGGAGCTCAAAATTCGGGAAGCCCTGGTGAATAG